The following are encoded together in the Oreochromis aureus strain Israel breed Guangdong linkage group 18, ZZ_aureus, whole genome shotgun sequence genome:
- the LOC116331655 gene encoding ABC transporter F family member 4-like, translated as MASEEDDVLLFLIYQHLKVNGYQKAAQVLEKHVTQVETPLESSSTLHDIYTGWMKLYSLAQHAKQESQESSYSKKSIKAEAADSRLSTVPGGDDVDSNPPLEPRPDVVEPLKAESISESVCEQLPAADNKSQTTNSDSESTGSSDSEVEEEKIKEEETKTEQESAPTKVCAEASNEAESLSSASSDAEEITAPSQVNNSLVLSDQAEDQSEVPDPAEASVSGGDLKDEHQEGSDDLKQEATTNTSEVIEEASASQQTDVPTQEVSEADSPEGEEATAGEMPSLVEPTTSGLTALETSDQLGDGQAPPSGDPDGESQNPKEEVEDDVEETKKSEMSEVVALTSELEGDTEMLKIPVDTGIHSDLSATPTGIKVMLVSEERSDPEASIIINITVKDDEAAERETGQLSPEETAESCKDRSIPRKKKRKSKQDFETSTADTSITDTPSSTDASTPDPLADTPLPRKSAKKKKRDKKIQEEEVTEDGGDQENEDEASQLAPPDKKKKAKKRKRERDEEEEKEEETHTVTENKIKKKKKKKKKAKDVEEEECEAGGAVEEKAENPASLTETTEEKKKKKKRKKEGGQENEAVQSEEKPAGGSNGTEEKMEATEGKTSLDSSAKKKKRLRKKLSLKRRLKLHKKEMMAMRLKSNKLPADQNHVRRKKQRHIEEETEEVLHPKPSKRPKVEPIQEDETPKKKKKMKKHADLEENSSKENQPPKAKKEKKRELQAEDQSGVVDDQSAAILDDADTSAPSNGGKKKKKKKAVKCEEAAENSAVTVSQDVPAKKTKKSRLQEKLEAEPAADTHTPPAVSGKKKKPSKKKTN; from the exons ACTGTACTCCCTAGCCCAGCATGCCAAACAGGAGTCGCAAGAGTCCAGTTACTCAAAGAAAAGCATCAAAGCTGAGGCTGCAGACAGCAGACTCTCCACTGTCCCAGGAGGAGATGATGTGGATTCCAACCCTCCACTCG AGCCCAGGCCTGATGTTGTTGAGCCACTGAAGGCAGAGAGCATCTCTGAGAGTGTCTGTGAGCAGCTGCCGGCTGCTGATAATAAATCCCAAACAACAAACTCTGACAGCGAGAGCACCGGCTCCTCTGACAGTGAAGTGGAAGAAGAAAAGATAAAGgaggaagaaacaaaaacagagcaagAG TCGGCTCCAACTAAAGTGTGCGCTGAGGCGTCCAATGAGGCAGAAAGCCTGAGCTCTGCCTCTTCAGACGCTGAGGAAATAACTGCACCCAGCCAGGTTAACAACAGCCTGGTGTTATCTGATCAGGCTGAGGACCAATCAGAGGTCCCCGATCCAGCTGAGGCCTCAGTTTCAGGCGGTGACCTTAAAGACGAGCATCAAGAGGGCAGTGATGATCTGAAGCAG GAAGCAACCACAAACACCTCAGAAGTCATAGAAGAAGCTTCGGCGTCACAGCAGACAGATGTTCCCACTCAGGAAGTCAGTGAAGCCGATTCTCCAGAAGGTGAAGAAGCCACAGCAGGAGAG ATGCCCAGCCTGGTTGAGCCCACCACCTCTGGCTTGACAGCTCTGGAAACCAGTGACCAGCTAGGAGACGGTCAAGCCCCGCCCTCTGGAG ACCCTGATGGTGAATCTCAAAATCCaaaagaggaggtggaggatgaCGTGGAGGAGACAAAGAAATCTGAG ATGTCAGAGGTCGTAGCTCTTACATCGGAGCtggagggagacacagagatGTTGAAAATCCCCGTGGACACTGGGATCCACAGTGATCTCTCAGCCACTCCAACTGGTATCAAAGTCATGTTGGTTTCAGAAGAGCGATCGGACCCAGAGGcctccatcatcatcaacatcacAGTCAAAGATGACGAAGCAGCTGAGCGAGAGACCGGCCAGCTGTCCCCTGAGGAGACTGCCGAGTCCTGTAAAGACCGCAGCATtcccaggaaaaagaaaaggaagagcaAACAGGATTTTGAGACGTCAACAGCAGACACATCGATCACGGACACACCCAGCAGCACTGATGCATCCACCCCGGATCCACTTGCTGACACTCCTCTTCCTAGGAAGTctgccaaaaagaaaaagagagacaaaaagaTACAAGAAGAGGAGGTGACAGAGGATGGCGGAGATCAGGAGAATGAGGATGAGGCGTCTCAGTTAGCTCCACCAGACAAGAAAAAGAAGGCTAAGAAGAGGAAAAGGGAAAGagacgaagaagaagagaaggaagAGGAAACTCACACTGtcactgaaaacaaaattaaaaagaagaagaagaagaagaagaaggctaAAGAtgtggaagaggaggagtgtgaggcaggaggagcagTAGAGGAGAAGGCTGAGAATCCTGCGAGTCTGACAGAGACAAcggaggagaaaaagaagaagaaaaagaggaaaaaggaagGAGGTCAGGAGAACGAGGCAGTGCAATCTGAAGAAaaaccagcagggggcagtaaTGGCACAGAGGAGAAAATGGAAGCCAcag AGGGAAAGACTTCTTTGGACTCCTCggccaaaaagaaaaagcgTCTCAGGAAGAAGCTCAGCCTGAAGAGGAGATTAAAACTTCATAAGAAGGAGATGATGGCGATGAGGTTGAAGAGCAACAAGTTACCTGCAGATCAGAACCACGTGAGGAGGAAGAA ACAGAGACAcatagaagaagaaacagaggaaGTGCTTCACCCAAAGCCAAGCAAAAGACCCAAAGTTGAGCCCATTCAGGAGGACGAAacgccaaagaagaagaaaaagatgaaaaaacatgCTGACCTAGAAGAAAATTCGTCAAAGGAAAACCAACCTCCCAAGgcaaagaaggagaagaagagggagCTGCAGGCTGAGGATCAGAGCGGTGTGGTAGATGACCAGAGTGCTGCGATTCTTGATGATGCCGATACGTCGGCGCCTTCAAACGgagggaagaagaaaaagaaaaagaaggcagTTAAATGCGAGGAAGCTGCAGAAAATTCAGCTGTAACTGTGAGCCAAGATGTGCCTGctaagaaaacaa AGAAGAGCAGACTACAGGAGAAACTAGAGGCGGAGCctgctgcagacacacacactcctccagctgtttctggg aaaaagaaaaaaccttcCAAGAAGAAGACAAACTGA